Genomic window (Nitrospirales bacterium LBB_01):
GACAGCGAGAGGTCTGCAGTCACAGAGAGTGTTCTTTCCCATGCTGGATACACTGTTGTAAGTGCTACCGATGTTGTTTCCGCTTTAATCCGTCTTCAGCAGCTGACCCCATCTGTAGTTTTGCTTGATGCGGCACTCTTTGATGCCGGAGGGCTTGAGTTTATCGGTATCTTAAAAAAGCACTACGGAAACCGTGTGGCATTCATTATTTTAACTTCTGAAAGTAATGATGCTGCCTTGAGTAAATTATCCAGTTTTGATATAAAGTCATTTCTTACTAAACCTGTCTCATCACATCAGTTACTTGGCCTTGTCAGGCTTAACTTAGAGCTGATACGAAAAGACCGCCGCATACTTGACCTTGAGGCATCCAGCACATCCACACAATGTTCTCCACAGTTAAGCGTGATACAAAAGGCTATAGATATAATTCAGGTGGGCGTTATGATTATAGACAAAGACATGCGGATAAAGTACGTAAATCATGCGCAGTCTGCTATGTTAAACACCGTGCCTTATGAGATGACAGACAAATATATACATGATTATATGCCGGAGCAGTACTGTGCATATTCGGACGAAAAAGTGCACAGGAGCGAGCAGTTACTATTTAATAAAGAGGGCGGTTTTGTCCACATTCAACTTGTGTCGGATATGGTTTTGGATGACTTGGATGAACCCGCAGCTTATGTTTATTGCTGTATGGATATTACGAAAATCAAGGAAATGGAAAAAGAGCTGTTTGATTACAATGACCACCTTCAACAAATGGTAGAGGAACGGACGGCGGAGCTTCAGGAGTCTAACAAGGCGCTTGCGGCGTCTCTTAAGGAAAAGGAGGTTCTCCTAAAAGAAGTCCACCACAGGGTAAGAAATAATCTTCAAATCATATCAAGCATGATAAATCTTAGCGTGATGAATGTGACCGACCCTCAATCGCTTTCAGTGCTTAAGAGCAGCTACTCAAGAGTTAAGGCAATGACGCTGTTGCACGACAGACTATATGAGTCAACAGACATGGCCTCGGTGGATGTTGCCGGCTATATCGAATCTCTCTCCGGTGAGCTTATATCATCCTACGGAGCTTCTCAGCATAATTTGACTGTAAACACAAACATAGGGCCACTTAACATCAACATCATGATGCAATGTGCACTGATTTTAAATGAGCTAATTTCTAACTCACTGCGACATGCTTTCTCTAAAGACGACCGAGGCGAAATAGTAATTACCTTTAACGTGCAAGAGGATGGCAGCTACATATTAAGCGTAAGCGACAATGGCTGCGGCTTTAAAGACTCTGGGGCGGCTCAGACTGACACATACTCAGGCCTTCAACTACTCCGTGATGTTGTAAAGATGAAACTAAAGGGTTCAATTACTTCAGACACCACACAGGGAACAAGTTTTACCATAACGTTTAAAGATGTCGGCGGACGGTACCACAATAAGGTTTAAGTATCAGGCTGCTAAAAAATGTCTGCATAAATTGTTGATACGGCTTTTACGGCGTCGTCTTTGTCTTTAGCTCTAAAGAGTATCTTGTAAGTGTTATATCCTTTGTCATCGCTATATAGGAGCACCACGTCGCCTCTAACAGTTGGTATCAGTGCCTTAAACTTTGTAACCGCTATCATCGCATTATTGTCTAACGTGATGATTTTCTTTGAAGAGTCAAAAACAATATTTTTAACATAGCTGCTAAACGCTGTTTCGTTTATATGTGCGCAGGTTAAAACAGCAACAGACATCATCGCTGGTAGTGACAACATAGCTGCCGTAATAAATAAAGACTCAAGGAAATTATATCGTTTGAAAGTTGGCGAACTCTTCAGCCGTTTTAGCAGTTTATTTACCGGATTCCACAAAACTCCAAATATAATCGCAGGATGCAGGGCTGCCAAAATAAACAGCAAAACATAAAGGTACCGATTTCTTGTTTGCGTATGAACGGTCAGTTTTTCTCCGTCTGCTATGAGAGTAGTTGTTGAGGTTTTGGTGTTTGTTGTGAATCCGTTAAGGGCTGTCTTATCAGGAGGACTGGTAGATGGCTGTTTTTCATATTGCTTACAGTCTGTAAGTTTAGCATTTCCAAAATATGCAAGCCGTGATTCTGTGGTGTTATCAGTGTGCTCTTTGGGCATGTAGAGTTTATCCATACAATTCATCTCGGTTTTTTTCACCTGCCCAAGAAATGCGGGAACTGCTATTAAACTTAACACTAAGACTAAGGTCAGCACTAAAATTTTATCCGTGTTTGGAGTCATCTACTCTCCCTCCTTATGCAGCCCGCCTAAAAGTTAGCAGCCGTGTGACTTATCAACAGCACAGACTCCGGCATCTCAGCGCCAACGGCTATAGGTTGTTTCAATATACAATTACTGATTTAGCTGTGTCAATGTTATTACCTCCTTTGTAGTTAACTCTGTCAATAAGGAACTGGGACACAACAATCACTTTAGTTCAAATAATTTCTGTAGTCTATCATCAACCTCTTGTTGAATCTCTTGGGGTATTATTCCCCGCCGCTTGCGGCGTGAATGTTCGTTCAGATATTAGGTAGAGGTAGCGTTTACAGTGCAAATAAAGACTGGATTCCTGATTTCGCAGGAATGACAAAAAAAGAAGTGTGCTCTCCCTTGTCATTCCCGCCTCCGAGCGGGAATCCATTTTTTTCTGTATAAGTTGACTGTCCTTATCAATCGTTGCTGTAATCTCAACCGCTTCCTTGATATTTCTAATAGCCTCTAAGGAGTGACTTTGAGTTACCCAATACCCATCATCTTTGGGATAAATCATTACTTGTCTCATTTTTTGCCTCCACTTAATTATAATAACATTTAGGTTACTTGTCAAATGACTTATTCTTGCAAAATAATCATAGCATCTGTACAATAAACCAGTGGAATACATAAATCGACACATATTTGAAAAAAATTGAGGAGGCTTATTTCAAATGAATGAATCAAAGCCGTTAAGAGTAATTAATAAAACACGAAGAGATAATGATACAAAATTGAACCTGTCAGAGGAAGGACTAACGTCCCTGCCCCCAGAGATTGGAAATCTCACGAACCTTCAGTGGCTTATTATTAAAAGGAATCAACTAACAACTTTACCGCCCGAGATTGGAAAGCTCACGAAATTAGAAAAACTTTCTGTTTTTATAAATCAACTGACAAATCTGCCCCCTGAGATTGGACTGCTTACTAACTTACGTGAACTTTTCCTTAGAAGTAATAAGTTAACAAGTCTGCCCCCTGAGATTGGAAAACTTATTAACTTACGCATACTTTATGTTGACATCAATCGTCTAACAACTTTTCCCCCCGAGATTTTAATGCTCAAAAATTTAGAAGAGCTTACTATGTCAAAAAACCAACTAACAAACCTTCCCCCCTGAGATTGTAAAACTTACGAATCTAAAAAATTTAACTGTCCATAACAACCCCCTTGTAACACCACCCATAGAGATAGCAATAAAGGGGATTGATGCCATAATATAGTGGATCCCAAATATGAGACAATCAGTTAAGATAGAGCTGGTTGTAATGAATGGGAGGATAAAATGAAAAACAGACGGAAGTTTGGCAAAGAGTACAAAGCAAAAGTAGCAATAGAAGCGCTCAAAGGTCAGAGGACAGCCAATGAGATAGCGCAGGAATTTGATATTCATGTGAACCAGGTGAATGAATGGAAAAAGCATTTAGTAGAAGGGGCGTCAACGTTATTTAATGGAGTGCAAGAAAATTCTCAGGCGGCATATGAATCAGAGCGAGAGCGGTTATATAGTCAAATAGGGAAGTTGCAAGTAGAAGTGGACTGGCTAAAAAAAAAGAGCCTGTTACTTGCGCAACGGTAAGTGAGAAACGAGCGATGATAGAGCCAGCAAATAAGGAATTGAGTATTCGTCAGCAGTGTAACCTGCTAAGCCTTCCACGCTCCAGTTATTATCGTCAGGCAGTACCGGAGAGCGAGGAGAATTTGAAGGTGATGAGGGCAATAGATGAGCAGTACACAATGCATCCATGGTATGGAAGCCGCACAATGGTTTACATTCTTTTCCGAGCAGGATATAAAGTAAATCGCAAGCGAGTAAAGCGTTTGATGATGTTGATGGGTCTTGTATCTATAGCACCCAGAAAAAGAACGACAGTACGGAATAAGCAACATAAAGTTTACCCTTATCTACTGCGATTATTAGATATTACTATCATCAACCAAGTCTGGTGCAGTGATATAACGTATATTCGAATGAGACATGGCTTTGTGTATCTGACAGCAGTAATGGACTGGTATAGCCGCTATGTGCTGTCATGGGAGGTGTCAGTGACAATGGATGATGGTTTTTGCGTAAGTAGCCTTGAGCGAGCCCTTAGGCTCTATGGCAGTCCTGAGATATTCAACACAGATCAAGGCAGCCAGTATACAGGGGCAGCGTTTATCAATGTGCTTCAGAGCAATGGGATTCGGATAAGTATGGATGGCAGAGGACGGGCTATGGATAATATCATGATTGAGCGGCTGTGGCGCAGTGTCAAGTATGAGGAGGTTTATATAAAAGATTATGAAACTGTTGATGAGTTGATTAAAGCGCTAAGGAGCTATTTTGATTTTTATAACAATGAGCGTCCGCATTCTACGCTTAGAGGCAAAACACCTGCCGAGGTTTATAAAAGCTCTGATTTTGCGATGGCGGCGTAAGGATGCATTACCCTATCCCTTACCCTTATACTAACAGACTAAATACCCTCTTAGAGGGCTATACCTTAAGTCCACTAAAAAGTGGTCTTGACAATGGGGTCCACTATATAAGAACGTATTTTGCTAGTGGCAAAACTGTTGTACCGAAACCTCTTAAGGAGCCTCTTGAACATACCAAAAATTACGATGTGTTTATTTGCCACTCATCAGAGGATAAGGATTTCATCATCAACAATATACTGCCTGATTTCAAAAACAACGGGATAAGCTATTGGATTGATAATGAGCAAATAAAATATGGTGACCGTATAACAAATAAAATAACGGATGGCTTGAGAAATAGCAAGAGCATTTTAGTTTGTCTGAGTAAAAATTCTGCAAATTCAGATTGGATTCAAACAGAATATGGAGCAGCTCTACACAAAAATATAAAAATACTACCGACAAAAAAGTTATCCCTTTAAAGCTGGATAATTGCGATGACAATGATATTGATGATTTGATATATGATATAAAAAGGGCGAATTATTTAGACAAAAAATCCTATAACGAATTATTGGATTTTCTTTCAAGCGGAGTGGGTGCGGGTCAATAAACTGCTAATCGGCACTAAGGACATTAAACTCTAATCTACTGAGCTTAGCACCAAAACCGTATTAACGCCGCCAAAGCCAAAGCTGTTGGTTAAGCCGCAGCGGAATGAGCCTTTTAATTGTGACCCTGTGAGACTAACCGGGCAGCTCTCATCCTGTTCTTTAACGTTAATTGTCGGCGGCAAGATTCCCTTGCTTAAGGTCATTGCGGTAACCGCAGTTTCAAATGCCCCAGATGCCCCAAGCATGTGTCCTGTCATGGATTTATTTGCCGTAACAGGTATTGCCTTACCAAACACCTTATTGATTGCCAGTGACTCGGCATGGTCACCCTCGCGGGTGCCGGTTGCGTGAGCGTTTATAAAGTCTATATCATGAGCGGTTATGTTAGCATCCTTAATGGCAGCCTCCATTGCTTTAACTTCTCCAGCTGGGTTTGGTTTAACAATGTGAAACGCATCGGAGACATTCCCGTAGCCGATGATTTCAGCATACATATACGCTCTTCGGGCTGCTGCCCTTTCATAAGATTCTATGACCATAACGGCAGCTCCCTCAGACAGCACAAAGCCGTCCCGCGTTTTATCAAATGGTCTTGAAGCGTTTGGCGTAGAGGATTTTGAAAGAGCGCCGGATGCGCCGTATCCCATAAAACACAACCTGCACAGAGGCGCCTCTGTGCCTCCAGCTAATACTATATCACTGTAACCATGTCGTACTAATCGGAAAGCCTCTCCGATAGCCGTTGCCCCGGATGAGCAGGCATTAGAAATGCCCAGTGTGCGCCCTGCCATTTTAAACTTTTCTGAAATACAGGATGCCGCCATGCTTACTGTTGTCTTTGCCATCAAGTATGCGGATAACTTTTTTGCGCTGCCACTATAAAGTTTACTCATCGCATTATCTAAACTCGTTATCCCGCCACGGCTTGAACCTATTACAACTCCACAGTTTTCAAAGTATCCATCGTCTATATTGTCGCTTAATCCGGCGTCTTTAAGAGCCATTGCTGCTGAGGCCAATGCGTAATGAATGAAAGGGTCAAGACGCAACACATCCTTATCGGTTAAATATGCAGAGGGTGAAAACTTCTTTAGTTTACCTGCTGCATTAACAATGCCTGTAAAATCGTCATGGTGCAAAGTTATTCCGCTGACGCCATTCAGTAGATTTCCCCATGACTCGCAAAACGTGCTGCCAATCGGAGTTACAGCCCCAATTCCGGTTATCACTACACGTGTCAATGCGTACTCTCTTTATTCATATCTGCGTTCATCTGCGGATAAAAGTTTTTCCTAAAATTATTGCCTAAATCTACACTTAACTAAAAAAGCCGTTTATTACCTGCTCATCATATCCAACCATTACCTTTGCCCCGCCGTCTATTACAACGGTTGGAAAGGTTTCTCTTGGATTGTACTTTCTCAGCTCACCTAACAGTTTATCTCTTGAATCTGCATCAACCGTGTCCAGTTCAACAAGTATATATTCTAACCCTTTATCGTTTAAGAATGCCTTAGTCTTCTTGCAAGCAGGACATGTGCTTAGTCCAAAGAGAACTATTTTGCTTTTATTTTCCATAATGGCGTCATCCTCCGATGTTTATTGTAAATCTTATTCAACGAGTCGCTTTGCAGCCTCATAAACTGTGCTCAGTGCCGTTATATGCTCCTTTACTGCACCCATTTTATCAATACCATCAAAATAAATTGTCTCATGGACAGGTACGCTGATTGATCTAAAAAAAGCTGTCGCTGTTGCCCCACCGCTTTTAAAACCAATCTCTTTCTTCATTCCCCCAACCATAATTAATAGTCCCTTTCTGCCGTGGGGCCCACCCTTTATTGGATTGTTAAGCAGATACTTTTCACACCACAGCGCCTGTGCTCTGTCAATCAAGGCTTTAATCTGTGCCGTCAAACCAAAAAAGAAAATCGGCGAGGCAATTATAAATCTCTCAGATTCGTATATGGCTCTATAAACATCCGCCATATCGTCCGATATGACACAAAGGCCTGTTGTGTCGCATCCGCCGCAGTTGGTGCACGGCGATATGTTCATCTCAGAGGGGCGAAACAGTGTCACAGTGTGTCCACTCTCCACAACTGCCCGCATCGCCTCATTTAATAGAATCTCCGTGTTGCCCCCCGCTCTTGGACTGCCTAAAATGGCTGTTACTTTCATATTGCTCTTTATATTTTACTGATAAAAACTGGATTCCTGCTTTCGCAGGAATGACAAGAAAAAAAGGAATGACAAAAAAGAGACAATACCATCCTTGTCATTCCCGCCTACGAGCGGGAATCCAGTCCTTTTTCCTACATCCTCAGATGAAAGAAAAACATTTGCAAAAACTAACTCCGTAAGCACCTCAACTATAATCAGCTTAACGCTTCAAACACTTTGCCTACTAAAGATGCGCCGGGTTTTAGAGTCTTATCTCCCTCTTTTTGCCACTTAGCAGGACATGTTTCCGCTCCGTGGTTAGACAAATATATGTTGGCTTTTAGTTTTCTTAAAAGCTCATCCATGTTTCTGCCAAGGTTGTAG
Coding sequences:
- a CDS encoding response regulator — encoded protein: METKHTDVVLFVDSDSERSAVTESVLSHAGYTVVSATDVVSALIRLQQLTPSVVLLDAALFDAGGLEFIGILKKHYGNRVAFIILTSESNDAALSKLSSFDIKSFLTKPVSSHQLLGLVRLNLELIRKDRRILDLEASSTSTQCSPQLSVIQKAIDIIQVGVMIIDKDMRIKYVNHAQSAMLNTVPYEMTDKYIHDYMPEQYCAYSDEKVHRSEQLLFNKEGGFVHIQLVSDMVLDDLDEPAAYVYCCMDITKIKEMEKELFDYNDHLQQMVEERTAELQESNKALAASLKEKEVLLKEVHHRVRNNLQIISSMINLSVMNVTDPQSLSVLKSSYSRVKAMTLLHDRLYESTDMASVDVAGYIESLSGELISSYGASQHNLTVNTNIGPLNINIMMQCALILNELISNSLRHAFSKDDRGEIVITFNVQEDGSYILSVSDNGCGFKDSGAAQTDTYSGLQLLRDVVKMKLKGSITSDTTQGTSFTITFKDVGGRYHNKV
- a CDS encoding beta-ketoacyl-[acyl-carrier-protein] synthase family protein — its product is MTRVVITGIGAVTPIGSTFCESWGNLLNGVSGITLHHDDFTGIVNAAGKLKKFSPSAYLTDKDVLRLDPFIHYALASAAMALKDAGLSDNIDDGYFENCGVVIGSSRGGITSLDNAMSKLYSGSAKKLSAYLMAKTTVSMAASCISEKFKMAGRTLGISNACSSGATAIGEAFRLVRHGYSDIVLAGGTEAPLCRLCFMGYGASGALSKSSTPNASRPFDKTRDGFVLSEGAAVMVIESYERAAARRAYMYAEIIGYGNVSDAFHIVKPNPAGEVKAMEAAIKDANITAHDIDFINAHATGTREGDHAESLAINKVFGKAIPVTANKSMTGHMLGASGAFETAVTAMTLSKGILPPTINVKEQDESCPVSLTGSQLKGSFRCGLTNSFGFGGVNTVLVLSSVD
- a CDS encoding toll/interleukin-1 receptor domain-containing protein, with protein sequence MHYPIPYPYTNRLNTLLEGYTLSPLKSGLDNGVHYIRTYFASGKTVVPKPLKEPLEHTKNYDVFICHSSEDKDFIINNILPDFKNNGISYWIDNEQIKYGDRITNKITDGLRNSKSILVCLSKNSANSDWIQTEYGAALHKNIKILPTKKLSL
- a CDS encoding flavodoxin family protein, which codes for MKVTAILGSPRAGGNTEILLNEAMRAVVESGHTVTLFRPSEMNISPCTNCGGCDTTGLCVISDDMADVYRAIYESERFIIASPIFFFGLTAQIKALIDRAQALWCEKYLLNNPIKGGPHGRKGLLIMVGGMKKEIGFKSGGATATAFFRSISVPVHETIYFDGIDKMGAVKEHITALSTVYEAAKRLVE
- a CDS encoding glutaredoxin; the protein is MENKSKIVLFGLSTCPACKKTKAFLNDKGLEYILVELDTVDADSRDKLLGELRKYNPRETFPTVVIDGGAKVMVGYDEQVINGFFS